A stretch of Nilaparvata lugens isolate BPH chromosome 12, ASM1435652v1, whole genome shotgun sequence DNA encodes these proteins:
- the LOC111059057 gene encoding ETS homologous factor-like isoform X1, translating to MAESDFIGNVMYMQMNDCDDADSLSRLVFNSMSMTSSNDSEFFESSSITNVINEDVNLNTAYYDNQPMELGEGENKVNLLEWTTKPVVRWNTTDILTWVLAVAKENNIDAMADETNTMVAFSDLKDGGRLSQCSRDDFLRLTPNREFALLLYANLMKLKHNEDLSFASFQSLDHYTNSSQMVPLISVSSCYDSGDNASLYPLQEDFTGAGDSGYEDPSDSELMGMLNQHNAETVDYATLPVMPMSAFGLAAAAEEATSSSEAESEEETVVEEESAVVLTSEGGAKKRPGRPRGIRKKKPEKVGRLWEFIRDLLNDSRYCPSIICWEDYEKGTFRFVQSEKVAKLWGEKKENSEMNFEKFSRAMRYYYKSKVLIPVQRRLVYQFGPKAMIRQNQALQSSNPYKNSYLS from the exons GAACGTGATGTATATGCAAATGAATGATTGTGATGATGCTGATTCGTTAAGCCGTCTGGTTTTCAATTCAATGTCGATGACTTCCAGTAATGAT AGCGAATTCTTCGAAAGTTCATCCATAACAAACGTCATAAATGAGGATGTCAATCTTAACACAGCTTATTACGATAATCAACCTATGGAACTGGGTGAAGGCGAAA atAAGGTGAACTTACTAGAATGgacgacaaagccggtggtgcGATGGAATACAACAGACATCCTAACGTGGGTGCTGGCTGTGGCCAAAGAGAACAACATCGATGCGATGGCAGATGAAACGAACACCATGGTGGCTTTTTCGGATTTGAAAGATGGCGGCCGACTCAGTCAATGCAGCCGCGATGATTTCCTTAGACTCACACCAAATCGAGAGTTTGCTCTGCTACTCTATGCAAACCTCATGAAACTCAAACACAATGAAGATCTCAGTTTTGCCA gTTTCCAGTCATTGGACCATTACACGAATTCCAGTCAAATGGTGCCATTAATCAGTGTTTCCAGTTGTTATGATTCTGGAGATAATGCTAGTCTTTATCCGCTACAAG AAGACTTTACGGGCGCAGGCGACAGTGGATACGAGGACCCATCTGACTCAGAGTTGATGGGAATGCTGAACCAGCACAATGCCGAGACGGTCGACTACGCTACACTGCCCGTAATGCCGATGTCGGCCTTTGGGTTGGCGGCAGCAGCTGAGGAGGCGACATCCTCCTCGGAGGCCGAGTCTGAAGAGGAGACCGTGGTTGAGGAGGAGAGTGCGGTTGTACTGACTAGTGAGGGAGGCGCCAAGAAACGGCCCGGAAGGCCGAGGGGCATCCGAAAAAAGAAACCAG AAAAAGTAGGAAGGCTGTGGGAGTTCATCAGAGACCTGCTAAACGACTCGAGGTATTGTCCGAGCATCATTTGCTGGGAGGACTACGAGAAGGGCACATTCCGATTTGTGCAGAGTGAGAAGGTAGCCAAACTGTGGGGCGAAAAGAAGGAGAACTCCGAGATGAACTTCGAGAAATTCAGCAGAGCCATGAG GTATTACTACAAAAGCAAAGTGCTAATACCCGTCCAAAGGCGTCTTGTTTATCAGTTTGGACCGAAGGCGATGATCAGACAAAACCAGGCCTTGCAGAGCTCAAATCCCTACAAAAATAGTTATCTATCTTAG
- the LOC111059057 gene encoding ETS homologous factor-like isoform X3, with protein sequence MAESDFIGNVMYMQMNDCDDADSLSRLVFNSMSMTSSNDSEFFESSSITNVINEDVNLNTAYYDNQPMELGEGENKVNLLEWTTKPVVRWNTTDILTWVLAVAKENNIDAMADETNTMVAFSDLKDGGRLSQCSRDDFLRLTPNREFALLLYANLMKLKHNEDLSFASFQSLDHYTNSSQMVPLISVSSCYDSGDNASLYPLQEDFTGAGDSGYEDPSDSELMGMLNQHNAETVDYATLPVMPMSAFGLAAAAEEATSSSEAESEEETVVEEESAVVLTSEGGAKKRPGRPRGIRKKKPEKVGRLWEFIRDLLNDSRYCPSIICWEDYEKGTFRFVQSEKVAKLWGEKKENSEMNFEKFSRAMRYHYKKNVLKSNKTRLVYQFGPMAII encoded by the exons GAACGTGATGTATATGCAAATGAATGATTGTGATGATGCTGATTCGTTAAGCCGTCTGGTTTTCAATTCAATGTCGATGACTTCCAGTAATGAT AGCGAATTCTTCGAAAGTTCATCCATAACAAACGTCATAAATGAGGATGTCAATCTTAACACAGCTTATTACGATAATCAACCTATGGAACTGGGTGAAGGCGAAA atAAGGTGAACTTACTAGAATGgacgacaaagccggtggtgcGATGGAATACAACAGACATCCTAACGTGGGTGCTGGCTGTGGCCAAAGAGAACAACATCGATGCGATGGCAGATGAAACGAACACCATGGTGGCTTTTTCGGATTTGAAAGATGGCGGCCGACTCAGTCAATGCAGCCGCGATGATTTCCTTAGACTCACACCAAATCGAGAGTTTGCTCTGCTACTCTATGCAAACCTCATGAAACTCAAACACAATGAAGATCTCAGTTTTGCCA gTTTCCAGTCATTGGACCATTACACGAATTCCAGTCAAATGGTGCCATTAATCAGTGTTTCCAGTTGTTATGATTCTGGAGATAATGCTAGTCTTTATCCGCTACAAG AAGACTTTACGGGCGCAGGCGACAGTGGATACGAGGACCCATCTGACTCAGAGTTGATGGGAATGCTGAACCAGCACAATGCCGAGACGGTCGACTACGCTACACTGCCCGTAATGCCGATGTCGGCCTTTGGGTTGGCGGCAGCAGCTGAGGAGGCGACATCCTCCTCGGAGGCCGAGTCTGAAGAGGAGACCGTGGTTGAGGAGGAGAGTGCGGTTGTACTGACTAGTGAGGGAGGCGCCAAGAAACGGCCCGGAAGGCCGAGGGGCATCCGAAAAAAGAAACCAG AAAAAGTAGGAAGGCTGTGGGAGTTCATCAGAGACCTGCTAAACGACTCGAGGTATTGTCCGAGCATCATTTGCTGGGAGGACTACGAGAAGGGCACATTCCGATTTGTGCAGAGTGAGAAGGTAGCCAAACTGTGGGGCGAAAAGAAGGAGAACTCCGAGATGAACTTCGAGAAATTCAGCAGAGCCATGAG gtACCACTACAAGAAAAATGTGCTAAAATCAAATAAAACTCGTCTTGTCTATCAGTTCGGACCGATGGCAATCATTTAA
- the LOC111059057 gene encoding ETS homologous factor-like isoform X2 produces MAESDFIGNVMYMQMNDCDDADSLSRLVFNSMSMTSSNDSEFFESSSITNVINEDVNLNTAYYDNQPMELGEGENKVNLLEWTTKPVVRWNTTDILTWVLAVAKENNIDAMADETNTMVAFSDLKDGGRLSQCSRDDFLRLTPNREFALLLYANLMKLKHNEDLSFASFQSLDHYTNSSQMVPLISVSSCYDSGDNASLYPLQEDFTGAGDSGYEDPSDSELMGMLNQHNAETVDYATLPVMPMSAFGLAAAAEEATSSSEAESEEETVVEEESAVVLTSEGGAKKRPGRPRGIRKKKPEKVGRLWEFIRDLLNDSRYCPSIICWEDYEKGTFRFVQSEKVAKLWGEKKENSEMNFEKFSRAMRHYYKKNVLVPNPSRLVYQFGPKALIRQNQTLPSLNLFQNIYSS; encoded by the exons GAACGTGATGTATATGCAAATGAATGATTGTGATGATGCTGATTCGTTAAGCCGTCTGGTTTTCAATTCAATGTCGATGACTTCCAGTAATGAT AGCGAATTCTTCGAAAGTTCATCCATAACAAACGTCATAAATGAGGATGTCAATCTTAACACAGCTTATTACGATAATCAACCTATGGAACTGGGTGAAGGCGAAA atAAGGTGAACTTACTAGAATGgacgacaaagccggtggtgcGATGGAATACAACAGACATCCTAACGTGGGTGCTGGCTGTGGCCAAAGAGAACAACATCGATGCGATGGCAGATGAAACGAACACCATGGTGGCTTTTTCGGATTTGAAAGATGGCGGCCGACTCAGTCAATGCAGCCGCGATGATTTCCTTAGACTCACACCAAATCGAGAGTTTGCTCTGCTACTCTATGCAAACCTCATGAAACTCAAACACAATGAAGATCTCAGTTTTGCCA gTTTCCAGTCATTGGACCATTACACGAATTCCAGTCAAATGGTGCCATTAATCAGTGTTTCCAGTTGTTATGATTCTGGAGATAATGCTAGTCTTTATCCGCTACAAG AAGACTTTACGGGCGCAGGCGACAGTGGATACGAGGACCCATCTGACTCAGAGTTGATGGGAATGCTGAACCAGCACAATGCCGAGACGGTCGACTACGCTACACTGCCCGTAATGCCGATGTCGGCCTTTGGGTTGGCGGCAGCAGCTGAGGAGGCGACATCCTCCTCGGAGGCCGAGTCTGAAGAGGAGACCGTGGTTGAGGAGGAGAGTGCGGTTGTACTGACTAGTGAGGGAGGCGCCAAGAAACGGCCCGGAAGGCCGAGGGGCATCCGAAAAAAGAAACCAG AAAAAGTAGGAAGGCTGTGGGAGTTCATCAGAGACCTGCTAAACGACTCGAGGTATTGTCCGAGCATCATTTGCTGGGAGGACTACGAGAAGGGCACATTCCGATTTGTGCAGAGTGAGAAGGTAGCCAAACTGTGGGGCGAAAAGAAGGAGAACTCCGAGATGAACTTCGAGAAATTCAGCAGAGCCATGAG GCACTACTACAAGAAAAATGTGCTAGTACCAAATCCCAGTCGTCTTGTCTATCAGTTTGGACCAAAGGCGTTGATCAGGCAAAACCAGACTCTGCCAAGTTTAAACctctttcaaaatatttattcatcgtaa
- the LOC111059057 gene encoding ETS homologous factor-like isoform X4, whose protein sequence is MYMQMNDCDDADSLSRLVFNSMSMTSSNDSEFFESSSITNVINEDVNLNTAYYDNQPMELGEGENKVNLLEWTTKPVVRWNTTDILTWVLAVAKENNIDAMADETNTMVAFSDLKDGGRLSQCSRDDFLRLTPNREFALLLYANLMKLKHNEDLSFASFQSLDHYTNSSQMVPLISVSSCYDSGDNASLYPLQEDFTGAGDSGYEDPSDSELMGMLNQHNAETVDYATLPVMPMSAFGLAAAAEEATSSSEAESEEETVVEEESAVVLTSEGGAKKRPGRPRGIRKKKPEKVGRLWEFIRDLLNDSRYCPSIICWEDYEKGTFRFVQSEKVAKLWGEKKENSEMNFEKFSRAMRYYYKSKVLIPVQRRLVYQFGPKAMIRQNQALQSSNPYKNSYLS, encoded by the exons ATGTATATGCAAATGAATGATTGTGATGATGCTGATTCGTTAAGCCGTCTGGTTTTCAATTCAATGTCGATGACTTCCAGTAATGAT AGCGAATTCTTCGAAAGTTCATCCATAACAAACGTCATAAATGAGGATGTCAATCTTAACACAGCTTATTACGATAATCAACCTATGGAACTGGGTGAAGGCGAAA atAAGGTGAACTTACTAGAATGgacgacaaagccggtggtgcGATGGAATACAACAGACATCCTAACGTGGGTGCTGGCTGTGGCCAAAGAGAACAACATCGATGCGATGGCAGATGAAACGAACACCATGGTGGCTTTTTCGGATTTGAAAGATGGCGGCCGACTCAGTCAATGCAGCCGCGATGATTTCCTTAGACTCACACCAAATCGAGAGTTTGCTCTGCTACTCTATGCAAACCTCATGAAACTCAAACACAATGAAGATCTCAGTTTTGCCA gTTTCCAGTCATTGGACCATTACACGAATTCCAGTCAAATGGTGCCATTAATCAGTGTTTCCAGTTGTTATGATTCTGGAGATAATGCTAGTCTTTATCCGCTACAAG AAGACTTTACGGGCGCAGGCGACAGTGGATACGAGGACCCATCTGACTCAGAGTTGATGGGAATGCTGAACCAGCACAATGCCGAGACGGTCGACTACGCTACACTGCCCGTAATGCCGATGTCGGCCTTTGGGTTGGCGGCAGCAGCTGAGGAGGCGACATCCTCCTCGGAGGCCGAGTCTGAAGAGGAGACCGTGGTTGAGGAGGAGAGTGCGGTTGTACTGACTAGTGAGGGAGGCGCCAAGAAACGGCCCGGAAGGCCGAGGGGCATCCGAAAAAAGAAACCAG AAAAAGTAGGAAGGCTGTGGGAGTTCATCAGAGACCTGCTAAACGACTCGAGGTATTGTCCGAGCATCATTTGCTGGGAGGACTACGAGAAGGGCACATTCCGATTTGTGCAGAGTGAGAAGGTAGCCAAACTGTGGGGCGAAAAGAAGGAGAACTCCGAGATGAACTTCGAGAAATTCAGCAGAGCCATGAG GTATTACTACAAAAGCAAAGTGCTAATACCCGTCCAAAGGCGTCTTGTTTATCAGTTTGGACCGAAGGCGATGATCAGACAAAACCAGGCCTTGCAGAGCTCAAATCCCTACAAAAATAGTTATCTATCTTAG
- the LOC111059057 gene encoding ETS homologous factor-like isoform X6: protein MYMQMNDCDDADSLSRLVFNSMSMTSSNDSEFFESSSITNVINEDVNLNTAYYDNQPMELGEGENKVNLLEWTTKPVVRWNTTDILTWVLAVAKENNIDAMADETNTMVAFSDLKDGGRLSQCSRDDFLRLTPNREFALLLYANLMKLKHNEDLSFASFQSLDHYTNSSQMVPLISVSSCYDSGDNASLYPLQEDFTGAGDSGYEDPSDSELMGMLNQHNAETVDYATLPVMPMSAFGLAAAAEEATSSSEAESEEETVVEEESAVVLTSEGGAKKRPGRPRGIRKKKPEKVGRLWEFIRDLLNDSRYCPSIICWEDYEKGTFRFVQSEKVAKLWGEKKENSEMNFEKFSRAMRYHYKKNVLKSNKTRLVYQFGPMAII, encoded by the exons ATGTATATGCAAATGAATGATTGTGATGATGCTGATTCGTTAAGCCGTCTGGTTTTCAATTCAATGTCGATGACTTCCAGTAATGAT AGCGAATTCTTCGAAAGTTCATCCATAACAAACGTCATAAATGAGGATGTCAATCTTAACACAGCTTATTACGATAATCAACCTATGGAACTGGGTGAAGGCGAAA atAAGGTGAACTTACTAGAATGgacgacaaagccggtggtgcGATGGAATACAACAGACATCCTAACGTGGGTGCTGGCTGTGGCCAAAGAGAACAACATCGATGCGATGGCAGATGAAACGAACACCATGGTGGCTTTTTCGGATTTGAAAGATGGCGGCCGACTCAGTCAATGCAGCCGCGATGATTTCCTTAGACTCACACCAAATCGAGAGTTTGCTCTGCTACTCTATGCAAACCTCATGAAACTCAAACACAATGAAGATCTCAGTTTTGCCA gTTTCCAGTCATTGGACCATTACACGAATTCCAGTCAAATGGTGCCATTAATCAGTGTTTCCAGTTGTTATGATTCTGGAGATAATGCTAGTCTTTATCCGCTACAAG AAGACTTTACGGGCGCAGGCGACAGTGGATACGAGGACCCATCTGACTCAGAGTTGATGGGAATGCTGAACCAGCACAATGCCGAGACGGTCGACTACGCTACACTGCCCGTAATGCCGATGTCGGCCTTTGGGTTGGCGGCAGCAGCTGAGGAGGCGACATCCTCCTCGGAGGCCGAGTCTGAAGAGGAGACCGTGGTTGAGGAGGAGAGTGCGGTTGTACTGACTAGTGAGGGAGGCGCCAAGAAACGGCCCGGAAGGCCGAGGGGCATCCGAAAAAAGAAACCAG AAAAAGTAGGAAGGCTGTGGGAGTTCATCAGAGACCTGCTAAACGACTCGAGGTATTGTCCGAGCATCATTTGCTGGGAGGACTACGAGAAGGGCACATTCCGATTTGTGCAGAGTGAGAAGGTAGCCAAACTGTGGGGCGAAAAGAAGGAGAACTCCGAGATGAACTTCGAGAAATTCAGCAGAGCCATGAG gtACCACTACAAGAAAAATGTGCTAAAATCAAATAAAACTCGTCTTGTCTATCAGTTCGGACCGATGGCAATCATTTAA
- the LOC111059057 gene encoding ETS homologous factor-like isoform X5, with translation MYMQMNDCDDADSLSRLVFNSMSMTSSNDSEFFESSSITNVINEDVNLNTAYYDNQPMELGEGENKVNLLEWTTKPVVRWNTTDILTWVLAVAKENNIDAMADETNTMVAFSDLKDGGRLSQCSRDDFLRLTPNREFALLLYANLMKLKHNEDLSFASFQSLDHYTNSSQMVPLISVSSCYDSGDNASLYPLQEDFTGAGDSGYEDPSDSELMGMLNQHNAETVDYATLPVMPMSAFGLAAAAEEATSSSEAESEEETVVEEESAVVLTSEGGAKKRPGRPRGIRKKKPEKVGRLWEFIRDLLNDSRYCPSIICWEDYEKGTFRFVQSEKVAKLWGEKKENSEMNFEKFSRAMRHYYKKNVLVPNPSRLVYQFGPKALIRQNQTLPSLNLFQNIYSS, from the exons ATGTATATGCAAATGAATGATTGTGATGATGCTGATTCGTTAAGCCGTCTGGTTTTCAATTCAATGTCGATGACTTCCAGTAATGAT AGCGAATTCTTCGAAAGTTCATCCATAACAAACGTCATAAATGAGGATGTCAATCTTAACACAGCTTATTACGATAATCAACCTATGGAACTGGGTGAAGGCGAAA atAAGGTGAACTTACTAGAATGgacgacaaagccggtggtgcGATGGAATACAACAGACATCCTAACGTGGGTGCTGGCTGTGGCCAAAGAGAACAACATCGATGCGATGGCAGATGAAACGAACACCATGGTGGCTTTTTCGGATTTGAAAGATGGCGGCCGACTCAGTCAATGCAGCCGCGATGATTTCCTTAGACTCACACCAAATCGAGAGTTTGCTCTGCTACTCTATGCAAACCTCATGAAACTCAAACACAATGAAGATCTCAGTTTTGCCA gTTTCCAGTCATTGGACCATTACACGAATTCCAGTCAAATGGTGCCATTAATCAGTGTTTCCAGTTGTTATGATTCTGGAGATAATGCTAGTCTTTATCCGCTACAAG AAGACTTTACGGGCGCAGGCGACAGTGGATACGAGGACCCATCTGACTCAGAGTTGATGGGAATGCTGAACCAGCACAATGCCGAGACGGTCGACTACGCTACACTGCCCGTAATGCCGATGTCGGCCTTTGGGTTGGCGGCAGCAGCTGAGGAGGCGACATCCTCCTCGGAGGCCGAGTCTGAAGAGGAGACCGTGGTTGAGGAGGAGAGTGCGGTTGTACTGACTAGTGAGGGAGGCGCCAAGAAACGGCCCGGAAGGCCGAGGGGCATCCGAAAAAAGAAACCAG AAAAAGTAGGAAGGCTGTGGGAGTTCATCAGAGACCTGCTAAACGACTCGAGGTATTGTCCGAGCATCATTTGCTGGGAGGACTACGAGAAGGGCACATTCCGATTTGTGCAGAGTGAGAAGGTAGCCAAACTGTGGGGCGAAAAGAAGGAGAACTCCGAGATGAACTTCGAGAAATTCAGCAGAGCCATGAG GCACTACTACAAGAAAAATGTGCTAGTACCAAATCCCAGTCGTCTTGTCTATCAGTTTGGACCAAAGGCGTTGATCAGGCAAAACCAGACTCTGCCAAGTTTAAACctctttcaaaatatttattcatcgtaa
- the LOC111059059 gene encoding charged multivesicular body protein 2a has translation MEWLFGRRITPEEMLRNNQRALNKAMRDLDRERARMEQQEKKIIADIKKMAKEGQMDSVKIMAKDLVRTRRYVKKFMLMKANVQAVSLKIQTLRSQNAMAQAMKGVTKAMQNMNRQMNLPQIQRILQEFEKQSEMMDMKEEVMNDAIDDAMEDEGDEDESEAIVSQVLDELGLQLTEQLGGLPEANNSLSVASGKTPMAAAAAAAGGGGGGASGGGGTLSDADADLQARLDNLRRE, from the exons ATGGAGTGGCTATTTGGAAGGCGTATAACGCCAGAAGAGATGCTCCGTAATAACCAGAGAGCATTGAACAAAGCAATGAGAGACTTGGACAGAGAAAGAGCTCGAATGGAACAGCaagaaaagaaaattatagcCGATATAAAGAAAATGGCCAAGGAAGGTCAAATG GATTCTGTGAAAATTATGGCAAAAGACTTGGTGCGAACGCGACGCTATGTGAAGAAGTTTATGCTGATGAAAGCAAACGTCCAGGCTGTATCGCTCAAAATACAAACGCTGCGTTCCCAGAATGCAATGGCGCAGGCCATGAAAGGCGTTACAAAAGCTATGCAAAACATGAATAg GCAAATGAATCTTCCACAAATACAACGCATTCTCCAGGAATTCGAAAAGCAATCGGAGATGATGGACATGAAAGAGGAGGTGATGAATGACGCCATCGATGATGCGATGGAAGATGAGGGAGACGAAGATGAAAG CGAAGCAATAGTGTCGCAAGTGCTGGACGAGCTTGGACTACAGTTGACAGAGCAACTAGGCGGTCTACCCGAAGCGAACAACTCGCTGAGCGTAGCGAGCGGCAAAACACCAATGGCTGCTGCTGCCGCCGCCGCTGGAGGGGGTGGGGGAGGAGCCAGTGGAGGCGGAGGGACACTTTCCGATGCCGATGCCGATCTACAGGCGAGACTGGACAATTTGCGGCGCGAGTGA
- the LOC120353932 gene encoding uncharacterized protein LOC120353932 yields MEGDQERNEFSSEDHTYIELDIFDSFFVDSVTTVRASINTPDISAMQFLNAMPRPETTFLLCPVSYEEGLDVVSKLKNSESKDFFDLSVNLIKRVTIPILVPLTFCLNSCIVEGVFPALLKIAKTVPIHKKGPIDLPGNFRPIAILPVFSKNECKKECCIRNWKL; encoded by the coding sequence ATGGAAGGTGATCAAGAGAGAAATGAGTTCTCATCAGAGGACCACACGTATATAGAGCTTGATATCTTCGATTCCTTCTTTGTGGATTCAGTTACTACAGTTCGTGCTTCTATTAACACCCCTGATATTTCGGCCATGCAGTTCCTAAATGCTATGCCCAGGCCAGAAACAACATTTTTGCTCTGCCCAGTATCTTATGAAGAAGGGTTGGATGTTGTGAGTAAGCTGAAAAATTCTGAAAGTAAGGACTTCTTTGATTTGTCAGTAAATCTCATAAAAAGAGTCACCATTCCAATTCTTGTACCACTAACTTTCTGCTTGAACTCATGCATTGTGGAGGGTGTTTTCCCTGCTCTACTAAAGATCGCTAAAACTGTACCCATTCACAAGAAGGGTCCAATTGATCTACCGGGTAACTTCAGGCCTATTGCAATCTTACCTGTGTTCTCCAAAAACGAATGCAAAAAGGAATGCTGTATAAGAAACTGGAAGCtgtaa